From a region of the Fischerella sp. JS2 genome:
- a CDS encoding ribonuclease H-like domain-containing protein, which produces MELQEFQVCDRDLSDTTLSHYLQAEAIAVDTETMGLIPQRDRLCLVQLCNSQGQVTALRIAKGQTTAPNLKQLLEATNIVKVFHFARFDVATLRYHLSIHVNPVFCTKIASKLARTYTPRHGLKDVVLELEQVELDKSSQSSDWGNAVQLTEAQLSYAANDVRYLLKVQQKLIAMLEREERLQLAQECFQCLPTIVSLDLLQFKDVFEH; this is translated from the coding sequence ATGGAATTACAAGAATTTCAAGTCTGTGATCGCGATCTGAGCGATACTACTCTATCCCATTATCTACAAGCTGAGGCGATCGCTGTTGATACAGAAACAATGGGATTAATACCGCAGCGCGATCGCTTATGCTTGGTACAATTGTGCAATAGCCAAGGACAAGTTACTGCTCTGCGGATTGCCAAAGGACAAACCACAGCCCCTAACCTGAAACAATTACTAGAAGCGACAAATATCGTTAAGGTGTTTCACTTTGCCCGTTTCGATGTTGCTACATTACGTTACCATCTCAGTATTCATGTCAATCCAGTTTTTTGTACCAAAATTGCTAGTAAATTAGCCCGTACTTACACACCACGTCATGGGTTGAAAGATGTGGTACTAGAACTAGAACAAGTAGAATTAGATAAAAGCTCCCAAAGTTCTGATTGGGGAAATGCTGTTCAACTTACGGAAGCTCAACTCAGTTATGCTGCTAATGATGTGCGCTACTTACTCAAAGTTCAGCAAAAATTAATCGCGATGCTGGAACGAGAAGAACGTTTACAGTTAGCTCAAGAATGCTTTCAGTGTTTACCTACTATTGTTTCCCTGGATTTATTGCAATTCAAGGATGTGTTTGAACATTAA
- a CDS encoding rhodanese-like domain-containing protein has translation MDNKIVENIIPSQPPIESQSDAHVLKSRLEWGEPALTILDVRDRQVHNQGHITGAMPMPMNELVDRATATIAKSRDIYVYGSNDEETAQAAQLLRNAGFEHVSELKGGLPAWKAIGGATEGFVEAQVPPSAGAYNVVDRMKEHTEQSEKDV, from the coding sequence ATGGATAACAAAATTGTAGAAAATATTATTCCTTCCCAACCCCCAATTGAATCACAGTCAGACGCCCATGTATTGAAGTCTCGTTTAGAGTGGGGAGAACCTGCTTTAACAATTCTAGATGTACGCGATCGCCAAGTTCACAACCAAGGTCACATCACAGGTGCGATGCCAATGCCAATGAATGAATTGGTAGATCGGGCAACAGCAACCATCGCAAAAAGCCGTGATATCTACGTTTACGGTAGCAATGATGAAGAAACAGCCCAAGCCGCACAGTTGTTGAGAAACGCTGGCTTTGAACATGTATCTGAACTTAAAGGCGGTTTGCCTGCATGGAAAGCAATTGGTGGTGCAACTGAAGGTTTTGTAGAAGCACAAGTTCCTCCCAGTGCTGGTGCATACAACGTTGTTGATCGGATGAAAGAACACACAGAACAATCAGAAAAAGATGTATAG
- a CDS encoding TAXI family TRAP transporter solute-binding subunit yields the protein MATSKNPNHLGFISFFEKLDPQSKLVFLSLGFASVGLVLFIIWNIIVRLTAPQLTLAAGDPEGESYIISEAIQKVVEKNSNINIKLVATGGTTQNLEMLQEGKADLVTAQADVIGQEMDLIESRQSHSATTQMKSSPRAMAVLYQDLFQLVVRDPNIKKFEQLRGKTIALPAKGGQYKSFLKIAEHYGLVKKDKPDVVILGSQSNYYDDRQAEEDFKSKRADALFRVRALGNLGIAKLVQDQDGRLLPIAQAQAMKIKYPAFESAKIPQGAYRGNPPMPLAELDTVAVDRLLVASEKIDNNVIREITRIIFENRQEIADAIAENHVEVKPLVASIRRPRDNDGTGIPIHPGAITFYERDKPSFVQEYADFLALILTIFLLVVSWLRQLKLWVERSKKDKADDYINRAIKLMDKGIGKLEDRQKQLDDTFKNAAQALIAERISQESFRTFNEAYKTTREAIEREKEISYQEIEQKQREISAEYIKAVVALLQDKTISKDLLQKELDQILEQVASDLIAENISQESYRTFVEAYKTTRDVIERK from the coding sequence ATGGCAACATCTAAAAATCCTAATCATTTGGGTTTTATCAGTTTTTTTGAAAAACTTGATCCCCAATCAAAATTAGTATTTCTTAGCCTTGGTTTTGCCAGCGTTGGTTTAGTCTTATTTATTATCTGGAATATAATTGTCCGCCTCACTGCTCCCCAACTTACTTTGGCTGCGGGAGATCCAGAAGGAGAAAGCTATATTATTAGCGAAGCTATTCAAAAGGTGGTAGAAAAAAACTCTAACATTAATATTAAATTAGTTGCAACAGGCGGTACAACACAAAATCTCGAAATGCTACAGGAAGGAAAAGCTGATTTAGTAACGGCTCAAGCAGATGTTATTGGGCAAGAGATGGATCTGATTGAAAGCCGTCAATCTCACTCAGCGACTACTCAAATGAAATCCTCTCCACGGGCTATGGCAGTGTTGTATCAAGATTTGTTTCAGTTAGTTGTTAGAGACCCCAATATTAAGAAATTTGAGCAACTGCGAGGTAAAACTATTGCTTTACCTGCTAAAGGTGGACAATATAAATCTTTTTTGAAAATTGCAGAACATTATGGATTGGTAAAAAAAGATAAACCAGATGTGGTTATTTTAGGTTCGCAAAGTAATTATTACGATGATAGGCAAGCAGAAGAAGATTTTAAATCAAAAAGAGCAGATGCACTGTTTCGTGTCCGCGCTTTAGGTAATCTTGGTATTGCCAAGCTTGTCCAAGATCAAGATGGGCGCTTGCTACCAATTGCCCAAGCACAAGCAATGAAAATCAAGTATCCTGCCTTTGAAAGTGCGAAAATTCCCCAAGGAGCATACAGAGGTAATCCGCCTATGCCTTTGGCTGAATTAGATACAGTCGCAGTAGATCGGCTATTAGTGGCTAGCGAAAAAATCGACAATAATGTAATTCGAGAAATTACACGCATTATATTTGAAAATCGTCAAGAAATAGCAGATGCGATCGCTGAAAATCATGTCGAAGTCAAACCTTTAGTTGCTAGCATTAGACGTCCTAGAGATAACGACGGTACAGGTATTCCCATTCATCCAGGGGCAATTACTTTTTACGAACGAGATAAACCCTCTTTTGTCCAGGAATATGCAGATTTTTTAGCTTTAATTTTAACCATTTTCCTCTTAGTAGTTTCCTGGTTAAGGCAATTAAAATTATGGGTGGAACGTAGTAAAAAAGATAAGGCTGATGATTATATTAATAGAGCAATCAAATTGATGGATAAAGGTATAGGTAAGCTGGAAGATAGACAAAAACAACTTGATGATACTTTTAAAAATGCAGCCCAAGCTTTAATTGCTGAAAGAATTTCCCAAGAATCATTTCGTACTTTTAATGAAGCTTATAAAACTACTAGAGAAGCAATAGAAAGAGAAAAAGAAATTTCCTATCAAGAAATTGAGCAAAAACAAAGAGAAATTTCTGCGGAGTATATTAAGGCAGTCGTAGCATTATTACAAGATAAAACTATCAGCAAAGATTTACTGCAAAAAGAATTAGACCAAATTCTTGAACAAGTAGCTAGTGACTTAATCGCCGAAAATATTTCTCAAGAATCCTATCGAACTTTTGTGGAAGCATACAAAACCACAAGAGATGTGATTGAACGAAAATAA